In Streptomyces sp. NBC_01707, a genomic segment contains:
- a CDS encoding permease, with protein MHAVLHALSITGSMTWEITWALILGFALSAVVQAVVRKSTIVSLLGDDRPRTLAVAAGLGVASSSCSYAAVALARSLFRKGANFTAAMAFEIASTNLVVELGVILALLMGWQFTAAEFVGGPIMIVVLAVLFRLSLREKLLRQAREQAERGLSGSMEGHAAMDMSVQREGSFTRRLFSREGFTATSHVFVMEWAAILRDLVVGLLIAGAIAAWVPDSFWRTFFFDGHPLAAKLWGPVVGPLVAIASFVCSIGNVPLAVVLWKGGISFGGVVAFIFADLLILPILNIYRKYYGAKTTAFLLGTFYLAMVVAGYVVEFAFGGLGLIPDQARAKVPMEGISWNYTTWLNIAFLVLAGMLLVRFWRTGGLSMLRKMGGSPGTGHDHADHMQHGHRAGDIHGGHTQ; from the coding sequence ATGCACGCCGTACTGCACGCACTGTCGATCACCGGATCCATGACCTGGGAAATCACCTGGGCCCTGATCCTGGGCTTCGCCCTGTCCGCCGTCGTCCAGGCCGTGGTCCGCAAGTCCACCATCGTCTCCCTGCTCGGCGACGACCGTCCCCGCACCCTTGCCGTCGCCGCGGGCCTGGGCGTGGCGTCCTCGTCCTGTTCCTACGCCGCGGTGGCGCTGGCCCGCTCCCTGTTCCGCAAGGGTGCGAACTTCACCGCCGCGATGGCCTTCGAGATCGCTTCCACCAACCTCGTCGTCGAGCTCGGCGTCATCCTCGCGCTGCTGATGGGCTGGCAGTTCACCGCCGCCGAATTCGTCGGCGGCCCCATCATGATCGTCGTACTGGCTGTCCTGTTCCGCCTGTCCTTGCGTGAAAAGCTCCTGCGCCAGGCCCGCGAGCAGGCGGAACGGGGGCTTTCCGGGTCGATGGAGGGCCATGCCGCGATGGACATGTCCGTCCAGCGCGAAGGCTCCTTCACCCGGCGCCTGTTCTCCCGCGAAGGCTTCACCGCCACCAGCCACGTGTTCGTCATGGAGTGGGCGGCCATCCTGCGCGACCTGGTCGTCGGCCTGCTCATCGCCGGCGCCATCGCCGCCTGGGTGCCGGACTCGTTCTGGCGCACCTTCTTCTTCGACGGCCACCCGCTCGCCGCCAAGTTGTGGGGGCCCGTCGTCGGCCCGCTGGTGGCGATCGCCTCGTTCGTGTGTTCCATCGGCAACGTGCCGCTGGCGGTGGTGCTGTGGAAGGGCGGCATCAGCTTCGGCGGCGTGGTGGCGTTCATCTTCGCCGATCTGCTGATCCTGCCGATCCTCAACATCTACCGGAAGTACTACGGAGCCAAGACGACCGCCTTCCTCCTCGGCACCTTCTACCTCGCGATGGTCGTCGCCGGGTACGTCGTCGAGTTCGCCTTCGGCGGCCTCGGCCTGATCCCCGACCAGGCCCGGGCGAAGGTCCCCATGGAAGGCATCAGTTGGAACTACACCACCTGGCTCAACATCGCCTTCCTCGTCCTCGCCGGCATGCTCCTGGTGCGCTTCTGGCGAACCGGCGGCCTGTCCATGCTGCGCAAGATGGGCGGCTCACCCGGCACCGGCCATGACCACGCCGACCACATGCAGCACGGGCACCGTGCCGGGGACATCCACGGCGGACACACCCAGTGA
- a CDS encoding MFS transporter — translation MNVRRNGAAENIGAPAAFGSPRSLREVGVALAGLSTVFLFEMLDNSILNVALPTIGRELSTSTTVLQWVTGVYAVVFGGLMLALAALADRVGRRKVMLVGLVLLGVASLATAFVTTVEQLIAIRAAMGVAAAMTTPGSLALAFRLFDDDGLRVRATTLISTVGLVGLGIGPTAGGFVLAFAPWQVLLLVNVPIAALAFVGIRRGIPADKPDELHRDPIDGAGALLGTATIVLALVAPTLFVHAGTAAPLPWLATAAAIVMAVLFVVRERSARHPLLDLELVTRPLVSSGLAFKAAAGLATAGLGYLVTLQLQFDWGWTPAEAAMGMLPQVVVLIPGGALIGPLVMRVGLDKAAWLSACAVVCGLAVYGLLGRFGYVWVALALVLVAAGMRVVGVVAGTNVMRGLPADRTTIGAALVDTAGEVTTGIGIAVSGTVLAAFFTGDLATSSWSTHQTTEFREAITWAGLALTVLAAAMVGWGILRARRVADSTLRSPAADADVE, via the coding sequence GTGAATGTCCGTCGTAATGGAGCTGCCGAGAATATCGGCGCCCCGGCTGCTTTTGGTTCGCCGCGTTCCCTCCGTGAAGTAGGGGTAGCCCTGGCAGGGCTGTCGACGGTGTTTCTGTTCGAGATGCTGGACAACTCGATCCTCAACGTCGCCCTGCCGACCATCGGCCGCGAGCTGTCGACGTCGACGACTGTGCTGCAGTGGGTCACGGGCGTGTATGCCGTCGTGTTCGGCGGGCTGATGCTGGCCCTTGCCGCGCTGGCTGACCGAGTTGGCCGCCGCAAGGTCATGCTGGTCGGGCTGGTGCTGCTGGGTGTGGCAAGTCTGGCAACCGCGTTCGTCACCACGGTGGAGCAGCTCATCGCGATCCGCGCGGCGATGGGCGTCGCGGCGGCGATGACGACGCCGGGCTCGCTCGCGTTGGCGTTCCGTCTGTTCGACGATGACGGGCTCCGCGTCCGTGCGACGACACTGATCTCGACCGTGGGCCTGGTCGGGCTCGGCATCGGGCCCACGGCAGGTGGCTTCGTGCTCGCGTTCGCTCCGTGGCAGGTGCTGCTGCTGGTGAACGTGCCGATCGCCGCACTCGCGTTCGTCGGCATCCGGCGCGGCATCCCCGCTGACAAGCCGGACGAGCTGCACCGCGACCCGATCGATGGCGCAGGTGCCTTGCTCGGCACGGCCACGATCGTGCTCGCGCTGGTTGCACCGACGCTGTTCGTCCACGCGGGCACCGCAGCGCCTCTCCCGTGGCTGGCCACGGCAGCGGCCATCGTGATGGCAGTGCTGTTCGTCGTACGCGAGCGTTCTGCCCGCCATCCGTTGCTCGATCTCGAACTCGTCACTCGCCCACTCGTGTCGAGCGGCTTGGCGTTCAAGGCCGCCGCAGGCCTTGCGACTGCCGGCCTCGGCTACCTCGTGACCCTGCAGCTCCAGTTCGATTGGGGCTGGACCCCCGCCGAAGCGGCCATGGGAATGTTGCCGCAGGTCGTCGTGCTCATCCCCGGCGGTGCTCTCATCGGTCCGCTGGTCATGCGCGTCGGCCTCGACAAGGCAGCCTGGCTCAGCGCTTGTGCTGTCGTGTGCGGCCTCGCCGTCTACGGGCTGCTGGGCCGCTTCGGGTACGTGTGGGTCGCCCTCGCGCTCGTGCTTGTCGCCGCCGGCATGCGCGTCGTAGGTGTCGTCGCAGGGACCAACGTGATGCGTGGCCTCCCTGCCGACCGCACCACCATCGGCGCGGCGCTGGTGGACACCGCCGGCGAGGTCACCACCGGAATCGGCATCGCCGTCAGCGGGACCGTCCTCGCAGCGTTCTTCACCGGCGATCTCGCCACATCGAGCTGGAGCACTCACCAGACCACGGAATTCCGCGAGGCGATCACCTGGGCCGGCCTCGCACTCACGGTCTTGGCTGCGGCGATGGTGGGATGGGGCATCCTCCGTGCCCGTCGCGTCGCGGACAGCACGCTGCGATCGCCCGCGGCCGATGCGGACGTCGAGTAG
- a CDS encoding HD domain-containing protein encodes MAAPSADDIRELHEKYAPSSEAFDLVFTHCEIVWTIAEQLIAVSDCGVDADLVRAGCLLHDIGVYRLYDRDGVLDQQNYVRHGVLGHEILVDEGFPEELGRFCSCHTGVALTKQDVERQRLPLPPADYLAATAEERLVMYADKFHTKTTPPKFVTADSYATYISRFGDDKVAAFQALRNTFGAPDLAELAAAHQHALA; translated from the coding sequence ATGGCGGCACCGAGTGCGGACGATATCCGTGAGTTGCATGAGAAGTATGCGCCTTCATCTGAGGCATTTGATCTTGTCTTCACGCATTGCGAGATTGTGTGGACTATCGCTGAGCAACTGATTGCGGTGTCGGACTGCGGTGTTGATGCTGATCTCGTTCGGGCCGGCTGCCTCCTCCATGACATCGGCGTCTATCGCCTCTACGACCGGGACGGGGTGTTGGACCAGCAGAACTATGTGCGACACGGCGTGCTGGGCCACGAGATCCTCGTGGACGAGGGCTTTCCGGAGGAGCTGGGCCGATTCTGCTCGTGCCACACAGGAGTAGCGCTGACGAAGCAAGACGTGGAGCGTCAGCGCCTTCCGCTGCCGCCGGCCGACTACCTCGCCGCGACTGCCGAGGAGCGGCTGGTGATGTACGCCGACAAATTCCACACCAAGACCACGCCGCCGAAGTTCGTCACCGCAGACTCCTACGCCACATACATCAGCCGCTTCGGTGACGACAAGGTGGCCGCCTTCCAGGCCCTGCGCAACACATTCGGAGCCCCTGACCTGGCTGAACTGGCGGCTGCGCACCAGCACGCCCTTGCCTGA
- a CDS encoding GNAT family N-acetyltransferase — MSNRYLIRTDRVAIRHVCGNDYEEITTLTHDSAELHHPWIPIRDSTREAFDGFLDRIAQPTHEGLVICLRQTGAIVGGVNINNIVRGSMQSGMLGYVAYASTTGRGYMSEGLRLVMQFAFTDLGLHRLEANIQPENTASLKLVKRLGFRREGYSPGFQYINGTWQDHERWALTADTIPAPPQQATRR, encoded by the coding sequence ATGTCGAATCGCTACCTCATCCGCACAGACCGCGTCGCGATACGCCACGTCTGCGGCAACGACTACGAGGAGATCACCACGCTGACGCACGACAGCGCCGAGCTCCACCACCCGTGGATACCTATACGTGACAGCACCCGGGAAGCGTTCGACGGTTTCCTCGACCGCATCGCCCAGCCCACGCACGAAGGACTGGTCATCTGCCTCCGGCAGACCGGTGCAATCGTTGGTGGCGTCAATATCAACAACATCGTGCGAGGCTCCATGCAGAGCGGCATGCTGGGCTACGTCGCCTATGCGTCCACCACCGGACGCGGCTACATGTCCGAAGGCCTCCGTCTCGTCATGCAGTTCGCCTTCACGGACCTCGGGTTGCACAGGCTCGAGGCGAACATCCAGCCCGAGAACACAGCATCGCTGAAGCTGGTCAAACGCCTGGGTTTCCGTCGCGAGGGGTACTCACCGGGCTTTCAGTACATCAACGGGACCTGGCAGGACCACGAACGATGGGCTCTGACCGCCGACACGATTCCGGCACCTCCGCAACAGGCCACCCGTAGATGA
- the rpsR gene encoding 30S ribosomal protein S18 — protein sequence MARRHYPHKPLKSRPNPLDGAGITYIDYKDTDLLRKFVSDRGKIRSRRITRVTAQQQRQIAAAIKNAREMALLPYAARVGAAQ from the coding sequence ATGGCCCGCCGTCACTACCCCCACAAGCCGCTCAAGTCCCGCCCCAACCCACTCGACGGGGCCGGGATCACGTACATCGACTACAAGGACACCGACCTGCTGCGGAAGTTCGTCTCCGACCGCGGGAAAATCCGCAGCCGCCGCATCACTCGCGTCACCGCCCAGCAGCAACGGCAGATCGCCGCAGCAATCAAGAACGCCCGGGAGATGGCGCTCCTGCCGTACGCTGCCCGCGTGGGGGCGGCGCAATGA
- a CDS encoding GTP-binding protein, which yields MQNQPRLPVVIVGGLHSDARREVVDRLLRTVPGSVALHHDLATAAEGTLRRRVHDSSGELSCGDAPLVNDCACCALREDLVPELERLAADGLTRLAIVELWDSVEPKAMAEVVVAHGGEALDLTNVMTAVDPALVLPYLTNGDDLAKVGLAAAATDQRTVGDTWARQLEYAPVLALVDSDDADDEDRALLAQLHPTAHRVPAGSGELARLAFAGFDVEAAAAAQHPACARLPQEADDAGVTTLVWHRRRPFHPERLYQALEDLCCSAARSRGRFWLADRPDTLLAWDAAGGALCVENAGPWLASLPDAAWDMVPPMRRAAAALDWHPEHGDCCQHLVFTSPGLDRDGLAQLLESCLLTDDEYAAGPEAWRHLPAAFDSLLDPVS from the coding sequence ATGCAGAACCAGCCCCGACTGCCCGTCGTGATCGTCGGCGGGCTCCACTCCGACGCCCGCAGGGAAGTCGTCGACCGCCTCCTGCGCACCGTCCCCGGCAGCGTCGCCCTCCACCATGACCTGGCCACAGCGGCCGAAGGCACCCTGCGGCGCCGGGTGCACGACTCCTCGGGCGAGCTGTCGTGCGGCGATGCCCCGCTCGTCAACGACTGCGCCTGTTGCGCGCTGCGCGAAGACCTGGTCCCCGAGCTGGAGCGCCTGGCCGCCGACGGTCTGACCCGCCTCGCGATCGTCGAACTGTGGGACTCCGTCGAACCCAAGGCGATGGCAGAAGTCGTCGTCGCGCACGGCGGCGAAGCCCTCGATCTCACCAACGTGATGACCGCCGTCGACCCCGCGCTCGTGCTGCCCTACCTCACCAACGGAGACGACCTGGCCAAGGTCGGTCTCGCCGCTGCCGCCACCGATCAACGCACGGTCGGCGACACCTGGGCACGGCAGCTGGAGTACGCGCCCGTGCTCGCTCTCGTCGACAGCGATGACGCCGACGACGAGGACCGCGCTCTTCTTGCCCAGCTCCACCCGACTGCCCACAGGGTGCCCGCCGGATCAGGCGAACTCGCCCGACTGGCCTTCGCCGGCTTTGACGTGGAAGCGGCAGCCGCCGCCCAGCACCCGGCCTGCGCACGGCTTCCCCAGGAAGCGGACGACGCCGGGGTCACCACCCTCGTCTGGCACCGCCGCCGCCCCTTCCACCCCGAACGCCTCTACCAGGCACTGGAAGACCTCTGCTGCAGCGCCGCCCGCAGCCGCGGCCGGTTCTGGCTCGCCGACCGCCCTGACACCCTGCTCGCCTGGGACGCCGCAGGAGGCGCACTGTGCGTGGAAAACGCCGGCCCGTGGCTGGCCTCCCTGCCGGACGCCGCATGGGACATGGTCCCCCCGATGCGCCGGGCGGCTGCCGCCTTGGACTGGCACCCCGAGCACGGCGACTGCTGCCAGCACCTCGTCTTCACCTCTCCCGGCCTCGACCGCGACGGCCTGGCACAGCTGCTCGAGTCCTGCCTGCTCACCGACGACGAGTACGCCGCCGGTCCCGAGGCGTGGAGGCACCTGCCGGCCGCGTTCGACTCCCTCCTCGACCCCGTCTCGTAG
- a CDS encoding type B 50S ribosomal protein L31, which translates to MKPGIHPRYGPIVFRDKAAGSAFLTRSTMTSDKTIEWNDGNTYPVVDVEISNVSHPFYTGTARVLDTAGRVERFERRYVRREAH; encoded by the coding sequence ATGAAGCCCGGAATCCACCCCCGGTACGGCCCCATCGTCTTCCGCGACAAAGCGGCCGGCTCCGCCTTCCTCACCCGTTCCACCATGACCAGCGACAAGACCATCGAGTGGAACGACGGCAACACCTACCCGGTCGTCGACGTCGAGATCTCGAACGTGAGCCACCCCTTCTACACCGGCACCGCCCGCGTCCTGGACACCGCCGGCCGCGTCGAGCGATTCGAGCGCCGCTACGTCCGACGCGAGGCGCACTGA
- the rpmG gene encoding 50S ribosomal protein L33, producing MARTEVRPIIKLRSTAGTGHTYVTRKNRRNDPDRMVLRKFDPIARKHVDFREER from the coding sequence ATGGCCCGCACCGAAGTACGCCCGATCATCAAGCTGCGCTCCACCGCAGGAACCGGCCACACCTACGTCACCCGCAAGAACCGGCGGAACGATCCCGACCGCATGGTCCTGCGCAAGTTCGACCCGATCGCGCGCAAGCACGTCGACTTCCGCGAAGAACGCTGA
- the rpmB gene encoding 50S ribosomal protein L28, whose product MSAHCQLTGAQTGFGNNISHSHRRTSRRFDPNIQRKRYWLPSEGRHVCLTISAKAIKTIDSIGVEAAVARIRARGERV is encoded by the coding sequence TTGTCCGCCCACTGCCAACTGACCGGCGCCCAGACGGGCTTCGGCAACAACATCTCCCACTCGCACCGGCGTACGTCCCGGCGTTTCGACCCCAACATCCAGCGCAAGCGGTACTGGCTGCCCAGTGAGGGCAGGCACGTGTGTCTGACGATCAGTGCGAAGGCGATCAAGACGATCGACAGCATCGGTGTCGAGGCGGCCGTGGCCCGCATCCGGGCCCGGGGGGAGAGGGTCTGA
- the rpsN gene encoding 30S ribosomal protein S14 yields the protein MAKQSKIAKNEKRKAIVERHQARRAELREIIRRPGTPEPERSAALAELRRQPRDASATRVRNRDSVDGRPRGYLRQFGLSRVRMREQAHAGSLPGVVKSSW from the coding sequence ATGGCCAAGCAGAGCAAGATTGCGAAGAACGAGAAGCGCAAGGCGATCGTCGAGCGGCACCAGGCACGGCGCGCCGAGTTGAGGGAGATCATCCGCCGCCCGGGCACCCCGGAGCCGGAGCGGTCTGCTGCTCTGGCGGAGCTTCGGCGGCAGCCACGCGATGCCAGCGCGACTCGGGTGCGTAACCGGGACAGCGTGGACGGCCGGCCCCGGGGATACCTGCGGCAGTTCGGTCTGTCCCGCGTCCGCATGCGCGAGCAGGCCCACGCCGGATCCCTCCCCGGAGTGGTCAAGTCGTCCTGGTGA
- a CDS encoding ABC transporter permease, with the protein MSSLSLAVRDSNTMLRRNLLHARRYPSGTLNLLLTPIMMLLLFVYIFGDVMSTGIGGGGADRSDYIAYIVPGLLLMTIGSTVIGAAVYVSMDMTEGLIARFRTMAVYRPSVLIGHVLGSVLQSVMSVVLVGAIGVAIGFRSTDATALEWLAAFGLIVLFALALTWIAVGMGLAGPNPEAAGNMAMPLILLPLISSAFIPADTMPGWFQPIAEYQPFTPAIETLRGLLLGTEIGYNGWIAIAWCVCLIALGYRWSTAQFNRDPK; encoded by the coding sequence ATGAGCTCCCTCTCCCTCGCTGTACGCGACTCGAACACGATGCTGCGCCGCAACCTGCTGCACGCGCGGCGCTACCCGTCAGGCACCCTGAATCTACTGCTCACGCCGATCATGATGCTGCTGCTCTTCGTCTACATCTTCGGCGACGTGATGAGCACGGGCATCGGCGGCGGTGGCGCCGACCGCTCCGACTACATCGCCTACATCGTCCCGGGCCTGCTGCTGATGACCATCGGCAGCACCGTGATCGGGGCCGCAGTGTACGTCTCCATGGATATGACCGAGGGCCTCATCGCCCGCTTCCGCACGATGGCGGTCTACCGCCCTTCGGTGCTCATCGGGCACGTCCTCGGCAGCGTGCTGCAATCCGTCATGAGCGTGGTCCTCGTCGGCGCCATCGGCGTGGCAATCGGCTTCCGCTCCACGGACGCAACCGCCCTGGAGTGGCTGGCAGCATTCGGGCTCATCGTGCTCTTCGCCCTGGCGTTGACCTGGATCGCAGTCGGCATGGGCCTGGCCGGCCCGAACCCCGAGGCGGCCGGCAACATGGCCATGCCGCTGATCCTCCTCCCTCTCATCTCCAGTGCCTTCATCCCGGCCGACACCATGCCCGGCTGGTTCCAGCCCATCGCCGAGTACCAGCCCTTCACCCCCGCCATCGAAACTCTCCGCGGCCTGCTCCTCGGCACCGAGATCGGCTACAACGGCTGGATCGCGATCGCCTGGTGCGTCTGCCTGATCGCGCTCGGCTACCGCTGGTCGACGGCGCAGTTCAACCGCGACCCGAAGTAG
- a CDS encoding ATP-binding cassette domain-containing protein translates to MPTSSPGVGHPPPTAVSAVGLRKSYGDKVVLDGIDLRIPAGSVFALLGPNGAGKTTVVKILSTLITADAGDLHVGGHDLAADPQAVRAAIGVTGQFSAVDGLITGEENMLLMADLHHLSKREGRRTAAELLERFDLAEAAKKPASTYSGGMKRRLDLAMTLVGGPRIIFLDEPTTGLDPRSRHNMWGIIRGLVSDGATVFLTTQYLEEADELADRIAVLNDGKIAAEGTAEELKRLIPGGHIRLRFTDPDLYQCAADALREVTRDDEAMSLSIPSDGSQRELRSILDRLDSAGIEADELTVHTPDLDDVFFALTGPVNVPDQAKETVR, encoded by the coding sequence ATGCCCACATCCAGTCCTGGTGTCGGTCACCCGCCGCCGACCGCGGTTTCCGCTGTCGGGCTACGCAAGTCATACGGCGACAAGGTCGTCCTCGACGGTATCGATCTGCGCATCCCGGCCGGGTCCGTGTTCGCGCTGCTCGGGCCGAACGGCGCCGGCAAGACCACCGTCGTGAAGATCCTGTCCACGCTCATCACCGCCGACGCCGGTGACCTGCACGTCGGCGGCCACGACCTGGCCGCCGACCCACAGGCGGTCCGTGCCGCGATCGGTGTCACCGGCCAGTTCTCCGCCGTCGACGGCCTGATCACCGGCGAGGAGAACATGCTCCTCATGGCGGACCTGCACCACCTCTCCAAGCGGGAGGGACGGCGTACCGCCGCCGAACTCCTGGAGCGCTTCGACCTGGCGGAGGCCGCGAAGAAGCCCGCCTCGACCTACTCCGGCGGCATGAAGCGCCGCCTCGACCTCGCGATGACGCTGGTCGGCGGCCCGCGGATCATCTTCCTCGACGAGCCGACGACAGGGCTCGACCCGCGCTCCCGCCACAACATGTGGGGCATCATCCGCGGACTCGTCTCCGACGGCGCGACCGTCTTCCTTACCACCCAGTACCTGGAGGAGGCCGACGAACTCGCCGACCGCATCGCCGTGTTGAACGACGGCAAGATCGCCGCCGAGGGCACTGCCGAGGAACTCAAGCGGCTCATCCCGGGCGGGCACATCCGGCTCCGCTTCACCGACCCGGACCTGTACCAGTGCGCCGCTGACGCCCTGCGTGAGGTCACCCGGGACGACGAGGCAATGTCGCTGTCCATCCCGAGCGACGGCAGCCAGCGCGAACTGCGCTCCATTCTCGACCGGCTCGACTCCGCCGGCATCGAGGCCGACGAACTGACCGTCCATACCCCGGACCTCGACGACGTGTTCTTCGCCCTGACGGGCCCGGTCAACGTCCCCGACCAGGCCAAGGAGACCGTCCGATGA
- a CDS encoding DUF1048 domain-containing protein: MGIQDIIEGKKQWRAHMARVKALPPDYQIVYKEIQRYLFKVGPIDLPDGPLLPGIVDFFEEGAASGKGVLALIGTDVAAFCDDLIKDSRTYADVYQESISGEPGTAEK; encoded by the coding sequence GTGGGCATCCAGGACATCATCGAGGGCAAGAAGCAGTGGCGGGCGCACATGGCTCGGGTCAAGGCGCTCCCGCCGGACTACCAGATCGTCTACAAGGAGATTCAGAGGTACCTGTTCAAGGTCGGACCGATCGACCTGCCTGACGGGCCCCTGCTCCCCGGGATCGTCGACTTCTTCGAGGAGGGCGCTGCCTCGGGCAAGGGGGTCTTGGCACTCATCGGCACGGACGTCGCCGCGTTCTGCGACGACCTGATCAAGGACTCACGCACCTATGCGGACGTCTATCAGGAGTCCATCAGCGGGGAGCCCGGCACGGCCGAGAAGTAG
- a CDS encoding DUF1048 domain-containing protein yields the protein MNFWETITGSDLTREWKAFEARAEALPDEYRAAWGQIKVDLFPHGGFTGRNLMPILDAALGLLEETAADGQSVHEVLGDDIRGFCTALAGGEGARTYRDRWREQLNRNVARKLSRLGG from the coding sequence ATGAACTTCTGGGAGACGATCACAGGCAGCGATCTCACCAGGGAATGGAAGGCGTTCGAAGCCCGGGCCGAGGCCCTGCCGGACGAATATCGGGCGGCGTGGGGACAGATCAAGGTTGATCTCTTTCCCCATGGGGGCTTCACCGGCCGCAACCTGATGCCGATCCTCGACGCAGCCCTGGGGCTGCTCGAGGAAACAGCGGCGGACGGGCAGAGCGTCCACGAGGTGCTCGGCGACGACATTCGAGGCTTTTGCACGGCGCTGGCCGGTGGAGAAGGGGCTCGAACCTATCGCGACCGGTGGCGCGAGCAGTTGAACAGGAACGTCGCCAGGAAATTGAGCCGGCTGGGAGGCTGA
- a CDS encoding PadR family transcriptional regulator, translating to MDDLTEMLKGTLEGCVLEIIAGEETYGYAITRQLNELGFADVVEGTVYTILLRLERNGLVQVTKRPSGVGPPRKFYALNDAGREELAKFWAKWQYVSSRIDRLKEGGR from the coding sequence ATGGACGACCTGACGGAGATGCTGAAGGGCACGCTCGAAGGGTGCGTGCTCGAGATCATCGCCGGCGAGGAGACCTACGGGTACGCCATCACCCGTCAACTGAACGAACTCGGCTTCGCCGACGTCGTCGAGGGGACGGTGTACACCATCTTGCTGCGGCTGGAGCGGAACGGACTCGTCCAGGTGACGAAACGACCATCCGGGGTCGGTCCGCCGCGAAAGTTCTACGCGCTCAACGACGCCGGACGCGAAGAACTCGCGAAGTTCTGGGCGAAATGGCAGTACGTCTCATCACGCATCGACAGGCTCAAGGAGGGCGGGAGATGA
- a CDS encoding DUF429 domain-containing protein produces the protein MGGMRTVGIDLSADRSKTAMSVLEWTEDGMAVVGPPALKCTDDVLLNELSGLRPGDQAGVDTPFGWPAEFVRAVGVHLVGGPWPGRGQDSERYRKDCLRYRLTDRIVRDQIHPVKPPLPAPFDRIGAMVARWAHLEDELNRRGVRVDRTGRGPIAEVYPKASRHRWELLDGPRRMDALLAATPWLRCDAPTMRAYDVNEHAFDALVCALTARAVACGLTACPEVAQLDDARIEGWIHLPVPGSLALLPHHEDVAPMQRSTSTG, from the coding sequence ATGGGCGGCATGCGCACGGTGGGGATCGATCTGTCGGCTGACCGTTCGAAAACGGCGATGTCGGTGTTGGAGTGGACGGAGGACGGAATGGCCGTGGTCGGGCCACCCGCACTCAAGTGCACTGATGACGTGCTGCTCAACGAGCTCTCAGGGCTGCGTCCCGGTGACCAGGCCGGCGTCGACACGCCGTTCGGGTGGCCGGCCGAGTTTGTGCGCGCGGTCGGGGTGCATCTCGTCGGGGGCCCATGGCCGGGCCGTGGCCAGGACAGCGAGCGCTACCGGAAGGACTGCTTACGGTACCGACTGACAGACCGGATCGTGCGTGACCAGATCCACCCGGTCAAGCCGCCGCTACCGGCTCCCTTTGACCGGATCGGCGCCATGGTGGCACGGTGGGCTCACCTGGAGGACGAGCTCAACCGTCGCGGCGTTCGTGTCGACCGGACGGGACGTGGGCCCATCGCCGAGGTGTACCCGAAGGCATCCCGGCACCGCTGGGAGCTTCTCGACGGCCCCCGACGGATGGATGCCCTGCTTGCCGCCACGCCATGGCTGCGGTGCGACGCGCCGACGATGCGCGCCTACGACGTGAATGAGCATGCCTTCGACGCGCTGGTATGCGCGTTGACAGCGCGTGCGGTGGCCTGCGGCCTGACCGCGTGCCCCGAGGTGGCACAGCTCGACGACGCCCGAATCGAGGGCTGGATCCACCTGCCGGTCCCGGGGTCGTTGGCACTGTTGCCGCACCACGAAGACGTGGCTCCGATGCAGCGTTCGACGTCCACCGGATGA